The segment GGAAGCCTCGCCCCCGTGGGAGGACACAATATCCTGGAGCCCGCCCAGCACGGGTGCCCCATCCTCTTCGGCCCCTATATGGCCAACTTCTCCGAGATGGCAAACGCCTTCCTCGCGGAGGGGGCGGCGGTCCAGGTCCCGGACGCATCCGGCCTGGCCGCTCACGTGCTGGCCCTCGCGCGCAATCCGACCGGTGCCAAGCGGCTGGGGGAGGCAGCGGCGGCCCTCCTCGAGCGGCACCGCGGAGCCACGGCGCGCACGGTGGCCGCGCTGGAAGCCCTGCTGTGAGGGTCGGGGATGCAGTCCGGGCCGTGGCGGGGGACGAGCACGCTCCCGGTGGAGCGGGGCGTGCCCTCCTGCGCGCCGGCCTCCGTGTGGCCTCCTGGGGGTACGGAGCGGTGGTGGTGGCCCGGACGGGTGCCTACGGGGCGAGGCTCCTGCCCCGGCACCGGGTCCCCTGTCCGGTGGTCAGCGTCGGCAATCTCACGGCGGGCGGGACCGGCAAGACGCCCTGCGTGATCTCCCTGGCCCGCCGCCTCCAGGAGCGGGGCTGGAGGCCGGCGGTTCTCCTCCGGGGATACGGGAGGCGGAGCGGCAGCGGCCTCCTGGTCGCGTCTACCGGCCAGGGGCTCCTTCTCTCTGCCGAGGAGGCGGGGGACGAGGCCAGTCTGCTCGCGGGAGCCCTGTCGGGGGTCCCGGTCATTCTGGGGGCGGACCGTCGCCGGGCGGCGGAGGTGGCGCTGCGCCGGTGTGGGGCCGACCTTTGTCTCCTGGACGACGGGTACCAACACTTGCGGCTCCATCGGGACCTCGATATCCTCCTGCTGGACGCCCGATGTCCCTTTGGGAACGGGGCCTTGCTCCCGCGCGGGCTCCTGCGCGAGCCGTCCGGGGGGACCGGCAGGGCTGACTTGGTCATCCTGACGCGGGCGGATCAGGCCCGGGATCTGGACGGGGTGGAGGGAGCGGTCCGCCGCCTGAATCGGCGGGCCTCGCTCCTCCGGGCGGTCCACCGCCCCGTCTCCCTCGTCCGGCTCGCCGATGGGAGCATCCTCCCGGCCCAGGCCCTGGCCGGCCAGACGGTGGCGGCGCTCTCGGCCATCGGCAGCCCGGGGGGCTTCGAAGCAACCCTCCGGGGTCTCGGGGCGTCGGTGGCCGCGGCTCTCCGCTTTCCCGACCACCACCGATTCCGCCAGGAGGAGCTGGAGCGGGCGGGGCGGGAGGGGCGGATGGCGGGGGCGACGCTCCTCGTGACGACTGCGAAGGATCGGGCTCGGGGAGGCCTCCCCGCGCGGGCGGGGGGCTTGCCGTTGGCCGTTCTGGAGGTGGAGTTCGTGGTGACGCAGGGGCTCGAGGCTCTGGAGGCGGCCCTGGCCGAGCTCCGAAGGGAGGGCTGAGGGATGGTCGGGGCAGACGGGAAGGGCCGGCTCCGCGAGCACCTGGAGTTCCTGGGTGCGATGGTGGCCGTCCTGCCTGTGGGCGTGCTGCCCGACCGCCTCGCCTTCGCCCTGGGACGCTTCCTCGGCCGCTTCTGGTACGCCGTGGACGCCCGCCACCGGAAGATCGCGTTGGACAATCTCGCGCGGGCCTTCGGGTCCCGGACGACGGCCGCCGAGCGGGAGATCCTGGCCCGCGAGCACTTCATCCACCTCGGGTACACCTTCGTGGAAACCTGTCGCCTGCGTGGGCCCCGCGCGGCGCGTCTTCAGGAGGTGGTGCAGGTCGAAGGGCGGGAGCACCTGGATCGCGCCCGCGCGCGGGGCCGCGGGATCATGGTGGTGACGGGCCACTTCGGATCGTGGGAGGTGTTGGGGCGGGCCTGGCCTCTCCTTGGGGAGGTAGGGGCCTTCGTTGCCCGCCCGCTGGATAACCCGCTCCTGGAGGCCTGGATCGCCGGGATCCGGACGGCGGGGGGAAACCGAGTCATTCCAAAGCGGCAGGCGTTCCGGCACGTGGTGGAGACGTTGCGCCGTGGTGAAACAGTGGCGATGCTGATCGACCAGAACGTGGCCCGGGAGCAGGGGGTCTTCGTGGACTTCTTCGGCACCCCCGCCTGTACGACCACCGCGGCTACCCTGGCTGCCCGCCGGACGGGAGCGGCCCTCCTGCCCGCAGTCTGCGCCCGGCGCGCGCCGGGGCGGTTCACGATCCGGATCGGGAAGGAGATCCCGGTGGCCGTCACGGGGGACGTCCGCCGGGACATCGTGGCGACCACCGCGCAGGCGACCACCGCCCTCGAGGCCTTCATCCGGGATCACCCGGAGCAGTGGTTCTGGGTGCACCGACGCTGGAAGACCCGGCCAGAGGGGAAAGGCTGATGGGCGGCGTGGCCCGGATCCTGGTGCGGGGCGTGAACTGGGTCGGTGACGCGCTCCTGATGACCCCCGCCCTCGCCTCCGTCCGGCGGACCTTCCCGAAGGCCCACCTGAGCCTCCTGGTCCGCCCCTGGGTGGCCGATCTGTTCCGGGGGAACCCGGCCGTGGATGAGGTCCTCCTCTATGAAAGCGCCGGCGGCCACGGGGGGCTCACCGGGAAGCTCCGCCTCGCCCGGGAGCTCCGGCGGCGGCGGTTCGACCTGGCCGTTCTGTTTCAGAATGCGTTCGATGCGGCGCTGATTGCCTGGCTGGCGCGGATCCCGGAGCGGGTTGGGTTCGCGACGCAGGGGCGGGGCTGGCTGCTCACCCGGCCGGTGTCGCTTCCCCCGGAGCTGCGCAGGCGGCATCAGGTGGAGTACTACCTGGGGCTCGTCCGCGCCCTGGGGTGGAGCGAGGCGCCGACCGAGCTGGTCCTGTCGCTCAGCACGACGGAGCAGGAACAGGCAGACGCCCTGCTCCGAGAGGCGGGCTGCGACGGGACGGTTCCGATCGTCGCCCTGAACCCCGGAGCGGTCTACGGGAGCGCCAAGCGGTGGCCCGCCGAGCGGTACGCCGCCCTGGCCGACCGGCTGGCCGTCGAGGGGTATCGCCCCCTGCTGGTCGGGGCCCCCTCGGATGCCGGGGCGGCGGCCGAGGTGCGGGCGGCCGCGGAGCGCCCCCAGGCCCTGGCGGATTTGACAGGGCGGACGGGACTCAAGACGCTGGCCGCCCTCCTCCGTCGGTGCAGCGCCTTCGTTTCCAACGACACCGGGGCGATGCACGTGGCGGCAGCGGCGGGGACCCCGCTGGTGGCGATCTTCGGGCCCACCGACCCGGCCACCACGGCCCCCGTGAGCCGCCGCGCCATCCTGCTCCGCCGCCCCGTCTTCTGCAGCCCATGCCTCCTCCGGGACTGCCCGATCGATCACCGGTGTATGCGGGGGGTCAGCGTGGACGAGGTCCACGAGGCCCTCCTGACGCTCCTGCGGCATTCCTCCGGGAGTGCGGGCCCTCTGAGGGAGCGGCCGGCCGGCCGGCCGGCGGTTATACTGGACCGAGACGGGACGATCAACGAGGAGCTGGGCTACATCGGCTCCCCGGAGCAGGTCCGTCTCATCCCGGGGGCCGCGGCCGCCCTCCGGCGGCTTCAGGCGGCCGGCTTCTGTCTCGTGATCGTCACCAACCAGTCGGGCGTGGCCCGGGGATACTTCGACGAAGCGGCGCTTCAGCGGGTCAACGGGCATCTGCTCGCCTTGCTGTCGGCAGAGGGCGTGCAGGTGGCCGGGGTCTACTACTGCCCGCATCACCCGACGGAGGGTCATCCCCCCTATCGCCGGACGTGCGAGTGCCGGAAGCCGGGCGGCGGGTTGATCCGGCGGGCCGCCGAGGAACACGGGCTGGACCTGGCGCGCTCCTTCGTTATCGGGGACCATCTGAGCGATGTTCTCCTGGGGCGGGGCGTCGGGTCGCGGACAGTGCTCCTGCTCACGGGACACGGGCGGGAGGAGGCAGCCCGGATCCGACAAACCGTTGGCGCCAGCCCCGACTGCGTCGCCGCCGACCTGGTGGAGGCGGCGACGTGGATCCTGACGCAGGCCACCAGCGACGTCGCCGGGGCCCGGCCGGCCCCGTAGGAAGGCGGGAGGTGGGAAATGCGGGGGCTCGCCCCCCTTAAGTGCTACTCGTTCCGTCTCTTCCTCCGCGAGCTCATCGACCGCTCCGTCTTCCTGACCAACACCCGGCCAAACCTGGTCCAGGCCCTCGGGACCTGTCTACGGGCCCACTTCGGGAGGCACTAGGATGGTCCCGGTGATCCGCCGGCCCGCGGTCGCCGGGTCCTTTTACCCCGGGACCGCGACGGCCCTGCGGGGGCAGGTGGAAGACCTCCTTCCCCGCGGCCCCCGGGAGCGGGCGGTGGCCGTCGTGGCCCCGCACGCCGGCTACATGTACTCGGGGCGGGTCGCGGGGGAGGTGTATGGGGCCCTCGAGCCCCCTGAGGTCTACGTGATCCTGGGCCCGAACCACACGGGGCTCGGGGCGGGAGCGGCGATCGTCACC is part of the Candidatus Methylomirabilis sp. genome and harbors:
- the lpxK gene encoding tetraacyldisaccharide 4'-kinase; the protein is MRVGDAVRAVAGDEHAPGGAGRALLRAGLRVASWGYGAVVVARTGAYGARLLPRHRVPCPVVSVGNLTAGGTGKTPCVISLARRLQERGWRPAVLLRGYGRRSGSGLLVASTGQGLLLSAEEAGDEASLLAGALSGVPVILGADRRRAAEVALRRCGADLCLLDDGYQHLRLHRDLDILLLDARCPFGNGALLPRGLLREPSGGTGRADLVILTRADQARDLDGVEGAVRRLNRRASLLRAVHRPVSLVRLADGSILPAQALAGQTVAALSAIGSPGGFEATLRGLGASVAAALRFPDHHRFRQEELERAGREGRMAGATLLVTTAKDRARGGLPARAGGLPLAVLEVEFVVTQGLEALEAALAELRREG
- a CDS encoding lysophospholipid acyltransferase family protein, with translation MVGADGKGRLREHLEFLGAMVAVLPVGVLPDRLAFALGRFLGRFWYAVDARHRKIALDNLARAFGSRTTAAEREILAREHFIHLGYTFVETCRLRGPRAARLQEVVQVEGREHLDRARARGRGIMVVTGHFGSWEVLGRAWPLLGEVGAFVARPLDNPLLEAWIAGIRTAGGNRVIPKRQAFRHVVETLRRGETVAMLIDQNVAREQGVFVDFFGTPACTTTAATLAARRTGAALLPAVCARRAPGRFTIRIGKEIPVAVTGDVRRDIVATTAQATTALEAFIRDHPEQWFWVHRRWKTRPEGKG
- the waaF gene encoding lipopolysaccharide heptosyltransferase II, translating into MGGVARILVRGVNWVGDALLMTPALASVRRTFPKAHLSLLVRPWVADLFRGNPAVDEVLLYESAGGHGGLTGKLRLARELRRRRFDLAVLFQNAFDAALIAWLARIPERVGFATQGRGWLLTRPVSLPPELRRRHQVEYYLGLVRALGWSEAPTELVLSLSTTEQEQADALLREAGCDGTVPIVALNPGAVYGSAKRWPAERYAALADRLAVEGYRPLLVGAPSDAGAAAEVRAAAERPQALADLTGRTGLKTLAALLRRCSAFVSNDTGAMHVAAAAGTPLVAIFGPTDPATTAPVSRRAILLRRPVFCSPCLLRDCPIDHRCMRGVSVDEVHEALLTLLRHSSGSAGPLRERPAGRPAVILDRDGTINEELGYIGSPEQVRLIPGAAAALRRLQAAGFCLVIVTNQSGVARGYFDEAALQRVNGHLLALLSAEGVQVAGVYYCPHHPTEGHPPYRRTCECRKPGGGLIRRAAEEHGLDLARSFVIGDHLSDVLLGRGVGSRTVLLLTGHGREEAARIRQTVGASPDCVAADLVEAATWILTQATSDVAGARPAP